The nucleotide sequence CAGTTGGTGCGGGgttcagccggcgggccggcttcgtaggccggcaggttgatgaagtcgatcgCCGGGTCGacgttcttgacatagaaataTGATTTTTGCCACAACTTGACCGATTGGGTCAGGGTGATGGACGGGAAGCGGTTCCCGGCACCCGGGCGACGCACCGCGATGAAAGCGCCGCACTGAGCCGCCTCTTCGCGGCGGAGACGCTGAGCTTGGTGTAGAAGCATTCTCCCCAGAGATCGAGGGTGGGAAGAATGCAAGGTAGCCTTCGTAGagcgtgacgaaggccgacagcagcaccacagTGTTTGGCacgaggtggtgcggctggaggtggtaaaaCTGGAGGAAGGAGCGAAGGAAGccactcgccggcaggccgaagccccgGAGGAAGTGCGACCGAAAGACGACGCGCTCGCCTTCCTCCAGCGCCGGTGAAATCTCCTTTGCGGGCGGAACGCGCGCCCGGACGTGGCCTtcgccgggcagccgccgtgtgTTGCGGAGGAAGGCGATGTGGTCTTCGATGACATTTGAGCCATCCCAGTAGCCAGCTCGCTCTCGCGCCATGGAGGCTCAGGTCCGACGAGGCGTCGGCGCGACGGAGAGGCTGGGGTTGGCGATGACGGGCCGCAGCAGCACTTCGGCAAGTTGCGGGAGTACGGCGGCGGCAgaaaggaagaggaggaagaagatggcgaggggagaggagggcgcgcATGCTAGTGccgttcccctcctccccctacttatagcccctggctgcgaagccgaggggacgggacgtggggatcgtgggattaaTTGTGCCCACGTCTCCACGACCCCACGTTAAACACGCAGTAACGACACAAAAAGTTACTGCGCTGCGGAATCCCAATCGTTTGCCTCGGCCGCAATGGATCCGCGCGTGTGTCGAGGCTcggtagtggtgggccccggcctgctGTAGTGTctcatcgcgcgcgtgggctggcaggctgccCGGCCGGCTGATGCCACGTGGCGCCCGGATGGCTGTCGGCGAGCCTGGCGCCCGGCTGGCACGCCACCCAACTCCCGCCATGACGTTTCGAAAACCACCAGGCGGCCCGCCTGGCCGTGTCCGATTCCTGATAGACGGCGCATCGGAAGACGAACGAAGCAAGATTAGTGGACCACTCGGAGTAGGAAGTTGCCGGGGCCCCTCACCTTTTTTCAGCCGCGGTGCCCCACCagtttcggggactactgtcagagtaaatggccacgggtagcctcatcagcctccCATGgtgtttcaagacatcggggccagctgcgcccctcaagaatcaAAGGTCCAAGCGCCGATTTCTTTGCGgtcggctggtccaagcggccggccgCCAGAAGACGGCAAAGCTCAGAAGACGACCCCACGGTgggccggctcctagcagacggcctccagagaagccggctcctagcaggcggcctctagaAAGGCCGGCTCCTAGCAAGCGGCCCCAATCGCCCTTAAAGTTTGCACCACATTATGACgacgagatggggcgtggctacagcgacGCCTGCCACCCCGAATCCAGGgcagagcgtggctacagtgcggtGTACTGGGCGGACATCCCTCGCCCGGCGCAAAACTTTTGCCATGtagcccatgacatcacccatggcagagaaggccatgcTCCCACTACGAGTTGTCGGTACGGCCCCAGGCGGCGGGCCTTACCTGTTAGTGAGAAGCCAGAAGGCAACGGGATCCGCCAGCCGGCAGATgggaggccgactcccagcagTCGACCTTCCCCCTCCCCTcagagtttgtgcgccattaatcagaagagacagggagtggctacagtgagcgcccgccagGCGACGAGTACTGTAGCCACACTCCCCCcgacaaagcacacatcatcaATAGCATTGCCACAGTAATGAGCAGCTGGCGAGACCCACGAGCGACGGGCGTGGCCTGTTGGCTAAGTACGAGGCAGTCGGCGAGAcccaccaggcggtgggccccAGCGCTCAGCGGTGAAGCCGACACCTACAGACGCTAACAGCCGGGTCCTACATCcggtcgaattaccattgtacccctaggggtaggcctatataaacccttcaggccacccatgcaaagggttcagcctcatTGGAAACCTTAGCGCCGCACACACATATAGAGGGAGTAAGCTAGGGCtggccttgttcttcttccccctctaaagaaacaactcaaggagcaaacttgtagccaccattgttgcttgagtgatcatgcggagatcccgcagagcaggagtaggggtgttatctcctaggagagccccgaatctgggtaagattcgtcggcggacatgtttgcgccttatcccatttcctggcaccggcgacgtattattagccccctccatgataagtcatccgttggcatatgtcgcacgacacccccgacacttctgctgctgctgctgtccgtacgtgttcttcctctttctgttAGAGGTCCTGCCACAATTCCTTGTTCTAGCATCTGTCCTAAATATGTTAGGTTCTATTTTATATATGCAACATGCTCTACTGCCAGATTGCAGATACTATtcaccttctctctgtcagattgcatgattTATTTTATCtctgctatactagtcatgctttatttagtatttctgttaataaaattattcgataaattgctcatattttcaacaagTTACTGGCTCCCCCCTCATAGAGATTCTACCCCGTTTGGGTCAAGCTCAGTTGTTCCAGACAAAAACGCCACTAGTAGTTACAATAAAAACATCTCTCATTTTCCAAGTGAAAACGCGTCGTCACGCATAGCCCAAGGTTTAGCACATGCTATGGATCTTATGAAAACGCGTCATCACGTGGAGCCTGAAATCACATGCCATGGATCCACATGTCATATTGTATTAATTTGGCCCATAATCACTACAAAGTGCCATATTTGTCTATTTTTTTTGTAAAGACGTGAGCTGGTTTTTAGGCCTCAACTTTGTAGAGTGGTAACCTGAAAAAAAAACTTTGTACACTGGTAAAATACACGTTGTATCTGTGATCGGTACTTTTTGGGTAAAGATATTAGTAAACTTTCGGCAAATTAGCATAGAGAGGGTGCACACCACCGGATGAAAAATCCCCTAAAAATTCACTGGAAAACGGGAAACCCTTTTTCCTCTCGTCCCCTGGCTGGAACCCTAGCCATTGCCAGTCCGCTTCCAGGAGAGGCCAATCTTCCAGCGCCGTCTTCCGCCGACGACCTCGGTCGCGATGGTGAGGGGGGTCatcggatccacgcgtgtggattgtTAGTCCCTCACACTCTAGGTTTTTTTGGTTGTTTATCGTCTTGGtttcggcggtggtggtggaggcgtgaaataaagattcttcggattcTTTCCTGACAAGACCATCAGTCCTATGATTAGGGATGTATTTGTAAAtcagtctgttcaagtaaggattGCGTGGCGGCGATGACATCCTCGtggtggacttgtgtcctcgggctccgctgttgtgacgacgtttgctccagcgtctgggcggagcttgggaggtagcccaggagcagatgcaaattgtggtctgcatcgacgacatctgaaagATGATGGATAGTGTGCAGGGTTCGTGGCTCATGGATGACACATATGTTTTCCTCCTCCATCGTGTTAGTCGTGCGGGGGTGTCAACTCTGGAGTTCAATGGCGTGTCCGGAGTATTGATCTGGTCTGATTCGTTCGAAGATAATAGTTTCACCTTTGGGAGCCACATTAGAGGTTCACAAAGCTGCATATCAGTGATAGAGCCGCGTCGAGTTCGgatgaggaggtgatccgtcattttttaTCTTGATGGCTGCTATGATGGCACCAGAGGCAAGTGACGGATGTTGATGTCAAATTCAAAGGATTCTTCGATCTTGATTGTATTTTTCTTTCTTAACCGGTATTTCTTTGTGCAAAGGCTAGTGTTTTgttgtcttttcagttttgtcagatGGTGTGTACGTTATTTGTACTATTATCCTTATATAATATAAATGAGACACATATTATCACCAAGAAAACATTCCGAGGCACAAATTGGCATAATATGCGCAACGATTCTCTGTTATAATAAGATTTTAATCGATATATACTGACCGATCGTACCACCTcaaatttttttttagaaaaaccaccTCAAATTTTAATGTCTTTCCCTTCCCCCTCGCTCGCAATCTCGgtttaaataaataaaaaaaaattcCCCGCCCGGCCCGCTTGATACCCGCGGCCAACCGCCCCGTACCTATCCGGTTCACTCAAGCGAAGGTGTGCGTGGCGGGGCACGACCACGACCCCTCGGCCGACCCCATCCACCAGTCTAACGGGGTAAACCAGCAGTCCAAAATAAGTATCGGCCGTCGCCGCAACCCTCTTCCatccaccccctcccctcccctccccacccgccgccgcgcctagagcatgacatgcgggacccacgggTGACGTGCCCCACATGCAAATGGGCGTAGTATATTCCGCCGCGCCTCCGTCCACCGCGTGACTCGACTCGCCGGCTCCCCgccccgccttcttcctcctcctgccctcgctctctccctctctgccaggCGAAAACGATCAGGAAAAAGTCAAAACCCCCTCGAAAAAACACCCCGGAGGAGGAGGAAAATAGGGGAGGGGAAAAGGCGGCCACCGCCCGAAATGAAACCCAACACCAAGAAgaaatccaagaagaagaagcggcccTCGCCGGCGGCCGCCGACGGGGCGGCGCCGCCGACCCCTCCGGCGCCGGGGTCCTCCCCGCGCTCGCCGctcgccgaaaccctaaccctagccgccgcggcCTCGGAGACGGAGtcgagcggcagcggcagcgggagCGGCGGGGACGCCTCCGCGTACACCCGCGCCTTCACCTCCAGCTCGTCGGGGCCCGCGTCCACCTCCTCGTTCTACGCCCCCTCCTCGACCGACTCCGCCGCGTCCTCCTCGGCCACGGGCGACGAGCGGCGCGACCTCGCCTGGCTGCTCGAGGCCTTCGGCAGCGCCACCATCGACCAGGTCGACTCGGCCTACCGCGAGGCCGGCGGCGACCCCTTCCTCGCGGCCGGCATCCTCGGCTCCACGCAGGacatgcagccgccgccgccgccaccgccagatCTCTCCCCGCGCGCCGGATCTGCTGGGAGGAGGCCGGCTCGCAGGCCCAGGAAGCTTCCCGTTGCCGTGTCTGGCATCGTTGCGGACGTGATCGGCAAGGGCTACTCGCGGCCTGCCACTCCGCCTGTGAGCGCGACCGATAGAAGTGGgtggaaggggaaggggaaggacATGGATGGAGAAAGCGTCAGCAATGGCTGGAATGATGAGAGAAATGGGGAGAGAGAAAGCGGGGGTGGCTATCCCACGCTTAATGttgaggaggccgagcagttcctGTGCTCCATGCTTGGAGATCATTCTGAGCTCAGCATGGGTGTGGTCAAAGACGTGCTGGGTGAGTCGTCTAGCACCAGCTGCTCTACTTTTCATATCCAAGTGCTTTACCTGGGATCGTTTGTTTCTGCTGCCAGAAGTCATAACCAAGCCTAATTGCAAATTTGCTATATAGGATAAATGCGTGTTTGGATAAAAGGTTATTTTTGGGAAGCGTTGGTATTTAGGGAGTTCCACGGCATTTCTTTGGAAAGCTTTAATTTTTTGAACTATATACTAAACCTTTCCAACGAATTAAATGTCATCCAACCAGGGCCTGAAGGTTTGAAGCACTGTCCTCAGTCAGAACACACCATTTAGTGAGCGGGGGCATGTTTTGGCACTTTGACTTCTTCTCTTAGAAATTTGATGTGCCAAAATGTGGAAGAGAACACATGAGGCATGCATAAGCCAATCTATTAAAAAGAGTGACCTCTTGTTTGATTGTCCTCGTATGTTTTTAGTCCTAGTTTCCTTCTTGCAGCCGCAGATGTCAGAGTAATTCTGGGTGCTATTTCCTCGCTAGTCCAGTTTCCTATCTGTACCTGCAGATATCGAAGTAACTTTGGGGTGCTATTTCAACGCTGCCATCTGATCTATTAATATTATCGGCATTGCATTCTCTTAAACCAACTAGTTGTAAATAAAAGAGTGTTACTGTTAGGATCACAAATTACCACCGTTGAAATGCTGTGTGATTTTGATGTGTAGTGCTTCCGGAGTGGATGTTTGTAATTAGCAAGGCGGTGTTGATTTTATATTGGGCTAAAGTCTCTGAAAAGTCAATTCGAAGAATTGATTATTGAGTTTATCATGTGCAAGGTTATAGAAGCCTGGAGCAAAGCAAGATTCATGCGATCAGTGAAGTGGATGTCTGTTAAGGCATTTCACAATGCTCCCTTGTTCTCCTTGCGTAAATATTAAGTGTTAAGGAGATTGCTGCCTGCAGTTTTTGTTTTGTGATATGAGCTACCTTCCACAACTACAAATTGCACAATATCACATTCAAGTGATAGATTCACTTTGCTTGTTTTGGTGCAAAGAACATGTGGGTGGGTGGTTGGCCTACAGATTGCACAATTCTTGTAGTGCTGTACGGTTGAAGCCAATCCATGGTTTTAGTTGCACACTAGTACCTGGTGTTTGTACGCAGAACTGCTGCATGGTTCCATTCAATTGGCGAAAAATACATGTTATGCAACACGTCTAATTATTAAATGCAATTTGCTGTTTCAAAAACTGGATAAAAATTCATTCATGTTTATTCTAAATTCTGTAAGAAGCTACTTAATGTAAAATTAGATTTTTGTGCTTGCTTGAATATGAGTGTGTTTAGGAACAATTGTATTTCATTTGGCCAATCAGTTGGACATCTTTGAAAGTGTTCCTTATGCTATATTTATTTCTTGCAGGTCAGTCTGGATATGATGTTGAGCAGGTAAACAAGTAGCTTATTCGGTGCATTTCTTAGTGCCTCGAGGCCCTCGACCAGTGTTTAAGTTTATGGATTTTACAAAATACTGTTGATTGGCCGGGACTATAATCTCACCCGTTGGCAGTATCGATGGTCTTTTGTCTTGCTTTATACCTTTATAAATTTTGACAAACAAAAAAAGCGCATGTGTATGTTTGCCAGTTAACACATGGTTCTGGGATTTTACTCTAGTTCCTTGAGCCCATGCATAAAAAATCCGGTTAATGGTGTTGCCTACCTCCTCTTCTGTCCTGCTGTGGTTATCAGATCTGTCAAGGCACCGAAAATCATCCGGGTGCTTGTGAGGTTAAAAttgctaaagcgtgcggagaatgtcaagagagggcggggtagaccgaatttgacatgggaggagtccgttaagagagacctgaaggattggagtatcaccaaagagctagctatggacaggggtgcgtggaagcttgctatccatgtgccagagccatgagttggttgcgagatcttatgggtttcacctctagcctaccccaacttgtttgggactaaaggctttgttgttgttgttgttgttgttgttgttgttgttgttgttgtattccTATCAACCAACTATCCCAAAAGACTGATCTGATtggaagatactccctccgttccataatgtagtgtgtgtagattttttgaaaagtcaaactttgcaaattttgaccaagtttatcgagaaaactatttatatgtacaatatcaaatatataaaatatgaaactacatcttatgGTGAATCTAATGATACATGTTTGGTATtatagatgtaaatgtttttctccacaaacttggtcaaagtttgtgaagtttgacttttcaaaaaaaatctattaTNNNNNNNNNNNNNNNNNNNNNNNNNNNNNNNNNNNNNNNNNNNNNNNNNNNNNNNNNNNNNNNNNNNNNNNNNNNNNNNNNNNNNNNNNNNNNNNNNNNNNNNNNNNNNNNNNNNNNNNNNNNNNNNNNNNNNNNNNNNNNNNNNNNNNNNNNNNNNNNNNNNNNNNNNNNNNNNNNNNNNNNNNNNNNNNNNNNNNNNNNNNNNNNNNNNNNNNNNNNNNNNNNNNNNNNNNNNNNNNNNNNNNNNNNNNNNNNNNNNNNNNNNNNNNNNNNNNNNNNNNNNNNNNNNNNNNNNNNNNNNNNNNNNNNNNNNNNNNNNNNNNNNNNNNNNNNNNNNACCAACTAtcccaaaagaccgatctgataggAAGAGGAAATATAATATGCTCCCTCTGTCCCATAGTATAAGATCTTATTACATCCAATCTGCTCATAAATTGGATGTAAGATCTTATATTAtgcgacggagggagtacttaacaaAAATCACCAGCGTTTACAATTTGCAACTAAATAGTCGAGGAGGGGTGAGGGTGTGGGACGACATCGGCACTCGCCTGTAAGATATTAGGACATCAAAAAGGGGGGAATAGGCAACTTAAAGTAGTAGAGAAGAAAAAACAAGGAAAATGGGAGGAAGGTAAGAAAGTTTAGAGTGACCCATGTACTAGGGAGGTATGACAGGTAGGTTTGGCTCTTTACATGTGATTCTTTGTTGGTCGATGCCTTGATGGAACAGAATATGCTTAGGACTTGTTACTGTACAATTTGTACTACAGATATATTTTGTATCGCCTAATTGTCACCTTGTCATGTGCCTTGGCGGCTGTGCACCCAGGCGGTCCTAAGACTAGAAAATTAATTTAATTGTTCAAAACCAAGTAACCAACTAAGCATTCTGGTGTGAAACCTAAAAAGCTAATAACGCAAGATATCTTCTGTGGTGGTAGCATGATCATATCTGATCAAACTTGTGCTCTTTTTCACCGAATTACATACTTTTAAGTCAGTGACAATTTGTTGAGAGATATTACTAATCAGGTGTTTTCAGGCTCTGGACGCATTGCTTGATATCTCTGGTATGGGATGGTGCATTCCTAATGAAGAAACAAATAGCTCATCCTCTCCAAATATCTTCCCAGGAAATGGATTGTTTGAAGAAGAATGTACTGCAAGTATTCAACAGAGTCCACACCAGGTGTTAACTTTGCACAGTCACTACAATTTATGCTCCTATTTTTCAGTGCAAATCACCTGTATTGATATTCTTGCAGAAATTTCAGTTAATCTTAGATACATTAAAGCTACTAAGTTCAGTACTAACTACTAAATATTTTGTTCTACAAATAGCCTGGGATCATAGAAATTTCAGTTAATCTTAGTTGACTCCTGCATACATTGAAGCTACTAAGTTCAGTAATAAATATTTTGTTCTACGAATAGCCTGGGATCATAGATTCTTTATTATTTATATTTAGTGCAGTTAGTATAACCCCTTCTTACTGGCCAACATGTTATATCCGTACTACAGCGGATAGTTTAGATTGTATCTTTCAAAGCACCAACTATTGCCAGTTTACCATTGCTGTGTTTTACAACTCAACCTGTTTATAGTCGCAGAAGTTGCCAAAAAAGTCTTAACAGGAAGTAAAATAGAACTTGTAGCTTTGTTGTTCATTTTGACGTCCTAGTGCAACGTAAGACAGCAAACAATGTTGAATGTCATTGCTATTTACTTCTGGTTGGCATGTCTGTGCTAGTCCACTAAACACGTCTCCAGTTTCCTATTATTTCTTTGGCACAATAGAATGCATGTGGCACTTTGTAAGCGCTCCCTTGTGAAATTATCATATTCTAACATTTTGTTCTACTCAGTTCCCAGAAGAAATACCTGGTATGTCATACAATCACTCTGAAAGGCAACATGAATTCTTCTGGGGGGAACAAC is from Triticum aestivum cultivar Chinese Spring chromosome 3A, IWGSC CS RefSeq v2.1, whole genome shotgun sequence and encodes:
- the LOC123060758 gene encoding SMR domain-containing protein At5g58720 isoform X1, whose protein sequence is MKPNTKKKSKKKKRPSPAAADGAAPPTPPAPGSSPRSPLAETLTLAAAASETESSGSGSGSGGDASAYTRAFTSSSSGPASTSSFYAPSSTDSAASSSATGDERRDLAWLLEAFGSATIDQVDSAYREAGGDPFLAAGILGSTQDMQPPPPPPPDLSPRAGSAGRRPARRPRKLPVAVSGIVADVIGKGYSRPATPPVSATDRSGWKGKGKDMDGESVSNGWNDERNGERESGGGYPTLNVEEAEQFLCSMLGDHSELSMGVVKDVLGQSGYDVEQALDALLDISGMGWCIPNEETNSSSSPNIFPGNGLFEEECTASIQQSPHQFPEEIPGMSYNHSERQHEFFWGEQQSSSYMKAVCEVQHPATPSPRSAVVDSKMPQQVLESLFKIPERRTYEPSKMDWKKVVKKLQSYNHPITASNQERPKNGDGYREFRGVSARHYDTMKGYYQKAAVAYSKGDKSYASYLAEEGKHYRELGRKEDEKASREIFEARNKHITNTVTIDLHGQHVKQAMKLLKVHMLVCVCMPSTLLRVITGCGVEGTGKGKIKRSVIKLVEKEGIEWYEGNSGTIVIRLGGPREYRFLEHDSDSD
- the LOC123060758 gene encoding SMR domain-containing protein At5g58720 isoform X2; this encodes MKPNTKKKSKKKKRPSPAAADGAAPPTPPAPGSSPRSPLAETLTLAAAASETESSGSGSGSGGDASAYTRAFTSSSSGPASTSSFYAPSSTDSAASSSATGDERRDLAWLLEAFGSATIDQVDSAYREAGGDPFLAAGILGSTQDMQPPPPPPPDLSPRAGSAGRRPARRPRKLPVAVSGIVADVIGKGYSRPATPPVSATDRSGWKGKGKDMDGESVSNGWNDERNGERESGGGYPTLNVEEAEQFLCSMLGDHSELSMGVVKDVLGQSGYDVEQALDALLDISGMGWCIPNEETNSSSSPNIFPGNGLFEEECTASIQQSPHQFPEEIPGMSYNHSERQHEFFWGEQQSSYMKAVCEVQHPATPSPRSAVVDSKMPQQVLESLFKIPERRTYEPSKMDWKKVVKKLQSYNHPITASNQERPKNGDGYREFRGVSARHYDTMKGYYQKAAVAYSKGDKSYASYLAEEGKHYRELGRKEDEKASREIFEARNKHITNTVTIDLHGQHVKQAMKLLKVHMLVCVCMPSTLLRVITGCGVEGTGKGKIKRSVIKLVEKEGIEWYEGNSGTIVIRLGGPREYRFLEHDSDSD